One window of the Trypanosoma brucei gambiense DAL972 chromosome 3, complete sequence genome contains the following:
- a CDS encoding RNA-binding protein, putative, translated as MSQEGVHPYSSQSNAAPLPICPTSPYEWDISSGTHDSAGEMMSLSISRESPPCPRRHGRRSDRTQPRGPFVKLPESKLTPNECQSKTNLIVRNLSNRVDEAVLKQIFSPYGEILSAAVMRNIHTGDSLGTAFVRFATTEQARAALVGCHGRVVCGRVLSVQWAKRQHDGTPVGEARKKIVKLFIRNIPLDVGPEDVQRLFERFGTVESVSLHKDTAAATPTTDNSRPQRRIAFVTFTESGVADRAAEAVHNTRPFPSHGSVPLMVKLAEDHSERRLAAAAAVAGGGSGHNSRRRPENHQSNSTSSLTASCVGDMTPTISDAGRFSAASVHVAVPDSPEASLINNLPLPRGGVKQQSQPREAERSQLPLAAVLDISLLSCCSALAAEGLPHMSPETSSVSGSDRQWARCYVHDPYNPSRSRQYLDEK; from the coding sequence ATGTCCCAGGAAGGGGTTCATCCTTATTCATCTCAAAGTAACGCCGCTCCCCTTCCCATATGTCCTACCAGCCCATACGAGTGGGATATTTCTTCAGGAACTCATGATTCCGCTGGAGAAATGATGTCTTTGAGCATCTCTCGAGAATCTCCACCGTGCCCACGACGGCATGGAAGGCGATCGGATCGGACGCAACCGCGGGGACCCTTTGTGAAGCTACCGGAAAGCAAATTAACACCAAACGAATGCCAAAGCAAAACGAACCTAATTGTACGTAATCTTTCCAATCGCGTGGATGAAGCGGTGCTTAAGCAAATCTTTTCGCCATATGGAGAAATTCTTTCTGCGGCTGTAATGCGAAATATTCATACGGGTGACAGTCTCGGAACGGCTTTTGTGCGTTTCGCCACAACAGAACAGGCGCGTGCGGCTCTGGTGGGTTGTCATGGGCGAGTGGTTTGTGGCCGTGTGCTGTCGGTTCAATGGGCGAAGAGGCAACACGATGGCACTCCCGTAGGCGAGGCCCGAAAGAAAATTGTGAAGTTATTCATACGTAACATTCCTTTGGATGTGGGACCTGAAGATGTGCAACGTCTCTTTGAACGTTTCGGTACTGTGGAGAGCGTATCACTGCACAAAgacactgctgctgcaactccCACTACTGACAACAGCCGACCCCAACGCCGCATTGCATTTGTGACATTTACGGAATCTGGTGTTGCTGATCGTGCAGCTGAGGCTGTACACAACACTCGTCCCTTCCCATCTCATGGTTCCGTCCCATTAATGGTAAAACTTGCAGAAGATCATTCGGAGCGCCGgctcgctgctgccgctgctgtggcTGGTGGAGGTTCGGGGCATAACTCCCGTCGAAGACCGGAAAATCATCAGTCGAATTCCACCTCATCCCTAACTGCAAGTTGCGTTGGAGACATGACTCCAACAATTTCCGATGCGGGTCGCTTTAGCGCAGCGTCGGTTCATGTTGCTGTTCCCGACTCACCTGAGGCTTCCCTAATAAATAACTTGCCATTGCCACGAGGCGGTGTAAAGCAACAAAGTCAACCGAGAGAAGCGGAGCGGTCTCAGCTCCCACTTGCTGCTGTGCTCGatatttctttactttcgtGTTGCTCAGCACTTGCAGCGGAGGGGCTTCCACACATGTCGCCGGAAACGTCGAGTGTCAGCGGAAGTGACCGCCAATGGGCGCGGTGTTATGTGCATGATCCATACAATCCGAGCCGTTCCCGCCAATACTTGGATGAAAAGTAG
- a CDS encoding RNA-binding protein, putative codes for MEVPFEEGTQLVHAIERSQQRSLDASAVSDVETVPPPTTTANANANATAAVALKGLATTSAHVPLPLFGLDDEGRSGKTPLNNESGPGTSSSGSHSSSSNVPVASLRAGTAGTPTVTPAADSRAESQSRTNLFVSNIPHLLGKNELVDLFSPYGEILSAAVMRNIHTGDSLGTAFVRFATTEQAQAAMEALTGYVLEGRSMVVQWAKRQHDDTPVGEARKKIMKLFVRNIPLDVSDADLTEVFSAFGPVKGVSIHKDTTPNAGRHLERRIAFITFHTDGVAERAAEAIHNTRPFHSCGKIPLMVKLAEDNPRHGRGHNAQSGRSAGGRNGNTNQNNDGSVSRSSPSGSVRSNKSLGISGHGSARGDIRGLGIDTSGGLPGLFSLGTDACGFPGGAFAVFPTMIPQGGVFVPQPVLNVGVGVNGQAMALRTPMFWHQAGSTIPVGVMGQSQSANMGATGGNCSHQGFASVSEGSSSEQQRVDIFSSFAQPPPFPADPLAGLVDSTGFSFTAPPPPPPPPAPAPAPAPAPLSSSAVEVGPVVKDDVEPTMCPHPSSSDVYDADSSLSLDFLENLGAAELCHVTTPSGDEDHRLHAPGSFVPFL; via the coding sequence ATGGAAGTTCCTTTTGAAGAAGGGACGCAGTTGGTTCATGCAATTGAGCGGTCCCAGCAACGGAGTTTGGATGCCTCAGCGGTGAGTGACGTGGAGACGGTACCACCGCCGACAACTACTGCAAATGCAAATGCAAAtgcaactgctgctgttgctctTAAGGGTTTAGCCACCACATCTGCGCATGTGCCGCTGCCACTCTTTGGTTTGGATGATGAGGGTCGAAGTGGCAAAACGCCATTGAATAATGAAAGCGGTCCGGGAACGAGCAGTAGTGGAAGCcatagcagcagcagcaatgtTCCTGTTGCGAGTTTGCGAGCCGGTACCGCTGGTACTCCCACTGTTACCCCGGCTGCGGACTCCCGTGCGGAATCTCAAAGTAGGACAAATCTCTTTGTGAGCAATATTCCCCATTTGTTAGGGAAAAATGAGTTGGTAGATTTATTTTCGCCATATGGAGAAATTCTTTCTGCGGCTGTAATGCGAAATATTCATACGGGTGACAGTCTCGGAACGGCTTTTGTGCGTTTCGCCACAACAGAACAGGCACAGGCGGCGATGGAGGCTCTGACGGGTTATGTGCTGGAGGGCCGCTCGATGGTTGTTCAATGGGCGAAGAGGCAACACGACGACACTCCCGTAGGCGAGGCCCGAAAGAAAATTATGAAGTTATTCGTACGTAACATTCCTTTGGATGTCAGTGACGCCGATCTAACTGAAGTGTTCAGCGCGTTTGGTCCAGTGAAGGGCGTGTCAATACATAAAGACACCACGCCAAACGCCGGTCGCCACTTGGAACGTCGCATCGCCTTCATTACGTTCCACACCGACGGAGTCGCTGAGAGGGCAGCTGAGGCCATCCACAACACTCGTCCCTTTCACAGTTGTGGAAAAATTCCCCTTATGGTGAAGCTTGCGGAGGATAACCCCAGACATGGACGCGGTCACAACGCACAAAGTGGCCGCAGCGCTGGGGGACGGAATGGCAACACAAATCAAAACAACGATGGCAGCGTCAGTCGCAGTAGTCCAAGTGGCAGCGTTAGAAGTAACAAGTCATTAGGGATATCGGGCCATGGTTCCGCGAGAGGGGATATTCGTGGACTCGGTATTGACACATCAGGTGGCCTTCCGGGACTTTTTTCGCTCGGAACCGATGCTTGCGGTTTCCCGGGAGGCGCTTTTGCCGTCTTTCCGACTATGATCCCACAGGGCGGTGTTTTTGTGCCTCAACCCGTTCTAAACGTTGGCGTAGGCGTAAATGGTCAGGCAATGGCACTGAGGACTCCAATGTTTTGGCATCAGGCCGGCTCCACCATTCCGGTTGGTGTTATGGGCCAAAGTCAATCCGCAAATATGGGAGCCACAGGCGGCAATTGTTCACATCAGGGGTTTGCATCCGTTTCTGAGGGTTCATCATCCGAGCAGCAGCGTGTGGACATCTTTTCGTCCTTTGCACAACCGCCGCCATTCCCCGCAGATCCGTTAGCGGGTCTTGTAGATTCCACGGGGTTTTCGTTTAcggctcctcctcctcctcctcctcctcctgctcctgCTCCTGCTCCTGCTCCtgctcctctttcttcttctgcagTGGAGGTCGGCCCGGTTGTAAAAGATGATGTGGAGCCAACGATGTGTCCGCATCCGAGCAGTAGTGATGTGTATGACGCCGATTCATCATTATCGCTTGATTTTCTGGAGAATTTGGGCGCGGCGGAGTTGTGCCACGTGACGACTCCGTCTGGTGATGAGGACCACCGCCTGCATGCCCCCGGCTCATTTGTGCCGTTTTTGTAA